A genomic region of Helicoverpa armigera isolate CAAS_96S chromosome 31, ASM3070526v1, whole genome shotgun sequence contains the following coding sequences:
- the LOC110380273 gene encoding UPF0547 protein C16orf87 isoform X4, with protein sequence MRKMGKHKMIAKSCPKCEMQVAVASKSCKCGHTFFAARRGADCLPAVEDIRRRTGRVRRSQPQFYDAQHYQKQIKRRSPKKRSLSRSMDEDTKPKDKNESARARRRRALRRAQRPPPGNNSGERTRDPTPQLRPPQLARCRLILQEINRKISAVTWQPPNDM encoded by the exons atgagAAAAATGGGTAAACACAAGATGATCGCGAAAAGCTGCCCCAAATGCGAGATGCAG GTGGCAGTAGCATCAAAGTCATGTAAATGTGGGCACACATTCTTCGCGGCCCGTCGTGGGGCGGATTGTCTACCAGCCGTCGAGGACATCAGACGCAGGACCGGCAGGGTGCGGCGATCACAGCCACAGTTCTACGATGCTCAGCATTATCAGAAACAGATTAAGAGAAGA TCTCCTAAAAAGAGGTCTCTATCACGCTCAATGGACGAGGACACAAAACCAAAGGACAAGAATGAAAGTG CCCGAGCCCGTCGCCGCCGCGCCCTCCGACGAGCACAACGCCCCCCACCCGGGAACAACAGTGGGGAGCGAACCCGAGACCCCACGCCGCAGTTAAGACCCCCTCAACTAGCTCGATGCCGTCTCATATTGCAggaaattaatagaaaaatatcagCTGTGACGTGGCAGCCACCTAATGACATGTAA
- the LOC110380273 gene encoding UPF0547 protein C16orf87 homolog isoform X2 produces MRKMGKHKMIAKSCPKCEMQVAVASKSCKCGHTFFAARRGADCLPAVEDIRRRTGRVRRSQPQFYDAQHYQKQIKRRSPKKRSLSRSMDEDTKPKDKNESDKAQTGRGSARTSAPDDCPRARRRRALRRAQRPPPGNNSGERTRDPTPQLRPPQLARCRLILQEINRKISAVTWQPPNDM; encoded by the exons atgagAAAAATGGGTAAACACAAGATGATCGCGAAAAGCTGCCCCAAATGCGAGATGCAG GTGGCAGTAGCATCAAAGTCATGTAAATGTGGGCACACATTCTTCGCGGCCCGTCGTGGGGCGGATTGTCTACCAGCCGTCGAGGACATCAGACGCAGGACCGGCAGGGTGCGGCGATCACAGCCACAGTTCTACGATGCTCAGCATTATCAGAAACAGATTAAGAGAAGA TCTCCTAAAAAGAGGTCTCTATCACGCTCAATGGACGAGGACACAAAACCAAAGGACAAGAATGAAAGTG ACAAAGCCCAAACGGGCAGAGGAAGTGCGCGCACGTCCGCACCGGACGATTGCC CCCGAGCCCGTCGCCGCCGCGCCCTCCGACGAGCACAACGCCCCCCACCCGGGAACAACAGTGGGGAGCGAACCCGAGACCCCACGCCGCAGTTAAGACCCCCTCAACTAGCTCGATGCCGTCTCATATTGCAggaaattaatagaaaaatatcagCTGTGACGTGGCAGCCACCTAATGACATGTAA
- the LOC110380273 gene encoding UPF0547 protein C16orf87 homolog isoform X3 has translation MRKMGKHKMIAKSCPKCEMQVAVASKSCKCGHTFFAARRGADCLPAVEDIRRRTGRVRRSQPQFYDAQHYQKQIKRRSPKKRSLSRSMDEDTKPKDKNESGKFTRARRRRALRRAQRPPPGNNSGERTRDPTPQLRPPQLARCRLILQEINRKISAVTWQPPNDM, from the exons atgagAAAAATGGGTAAACACAAGATGATCGCGAAAAGCTGCCCCAAATGCGAGATGCAG GTGGCAGTAGCATCAAAGTCATGTAAATGTGGGCACACATTCTTCGCGGCCCGTCGTGGGGCGGATTGTCTACCAGCCGTCGAGGACATCAGACGCAGGACCGGCAGGGTGCGGCGATCACAGCCACAGTTCTACGATGCTCAGCATTATCAGAAACAGATTAAGAGAAGA TCTCCTAAAAAGAGGTCTCTATCACGCTCAATGGACGAGGACACAAAACCAAAGGACAAGAATGAAAGTGGTAAGTTCA CCCGAGCCCGTCGCCGCCGCGCCCTCCGACGAGCACAACGCCCCCCACCCGGGAACAACAGTGGGGAGCGAACCCGAGACCCCACGCCGCAGTTAAGACCCCCTCAACTAGCTCGATGCCGTCTCATATTGCAggaaattaatagaaaaatatcagCTGTGACGTGGCAGCCACCTAATGACATGTAA
- the LOC110380273 gene encoding UPF0547 protein C16orf87 homolog isoform X1, whose translation MRKMGKHKMIAKSCPKCEMQVAVASKSCKCGHTFFAARRGADCLPAVEDIRRRTGRVRRSQPQFYDAQHYQKQIKRRSPKKRSLSRSMDEDTKPKDKNESGKFNKAQTGRGSARTSAPDDCPRARRRRALRRAQRPPPGNNSGERTRDPTPQLRPPQLARCRLILQEINRKISAVTWQPPNDM comes from the exons atgagAAAAATGGGTAAACACAAGATGATCGCGAAAAGCTGCCCCAAATGCGAGATGCAG GTGGCAGTAGCATCAAAGTCATGTAAATGTGGGCACACATTCTTCGCGGCCCGTCGTGGGGCGGATTGTCTACCAGCCGTCGAGGACATCAGACGCAGGACCGGCAGGGTGCGGCGATCACAGCCACAGTTCTACGATGCTCAGCATTATCAGAAACAGATTAAGAGAAGA TCTCCTAAAAAGAGGTCTCTATCACGCTCAATGGACGAGGACACAAAACCAAAGGACAAGAATGAAAGTGGTAAGTTCA ACAAAGCCCAAACGGGCAGAGGAAGTGCGCGCACGTCCGCACCGGACGATTGCC CCCGAGCCCGTCGCCGCCGCGCCCTCCGACGAGCACAACGCCCCCCACCCGGGAACAACAGTGGGGAGCGAACCCGAGACCCCACGCCGCAGTTAAGACCCCCTCAACTAGCTCGATGCCGTCTCATATTGCAggaaattaatagaaaaatatcagCTGTGACGTGGCAGCCACCTAATGACATGTAA